In one window of Nakamurella sp. PAMC28650 DNA:
- a CDS encoding DUF1206 domain-containing protein codes for MEATSNVRNEAAEAGRDAEQQGKRVEQSEAFGALVMVGLIAYGVVHLLIAWIALQLAWTGGGGEASQQGALAQMAGSGIGDILLWITAIGLFALVLWQLFPAIWGYRSETDQKKKIARRLGAAGKAVVYLGIGISAVSTAAGHGKSGNRSEKSMTARLLGVPFGRVLVVLVGIAVVVVGLRLAYRGIAKKFTDDLEGSVSPFVLRLGQIGHCAKGVAFAIIGVLFVVAAVTVDANRAGGLDSALRTLRSQPFGAILLTLMALGIAAFGAYCFAWSRHAKRQ; via the coding sequence ATGGAAGCGACGAGCAACGTCCGCAACGAAGCCGCCGAGGCGGGCCGGGATGCCGAGCAGCAGGGCAAGCGGGTGGAACAGAGCGAGGCGTTCGGGGCTCTGGTCATGGTGGGTCTGATCGCCTACGGCGTGGTGCACCTGCTGATCGCCTGGATCGCCCTGCAATTGGCCTGGACCGGCGGCGGCGGGGAGGCCTCGCAACAGGGCGCACTCGCCCAGATGGCCGGGTCCGGGATCGGCGACATCCTGCTGTGGATCACCGCTATCGGTCTGTTCGCGCTGGTCCTGTGGCAGTTGTTCCCTGCCATCTGGGGGTATCGGAGCGAGACCGACCAGAAGAAGAAGATCGCCCGGCGCCTCGGCGCGGCCGGCAAGGCCGTCGTCTACCTGGGCATCGGGATCAGCGCGGTCTCGACGGCCGCCGGCCACGGGAAGTCGGGCAACCGGAGCGAGAAGAGCATGACCGCCCGGCTGCTCGGCGTCCCGTTCGGGCGCGTGCTCGTCGTCCTGGTCGGCATCGCGGTCGTGGTCGTCGGCCTCCGGCTCGCCTACCGGGGTATCGCCAAGAAGTTCACCGACGACCTCGAGGGCAGCGTTTCTCCTTTCGTCCTGCGCCTCGGTCAGATCGGGCACTGCGCAAAGGGTGTCGCTTTCGCCATCATCGGCGTGCTGTTCGTCGTTGCGGCCGTCACCGTGGATGCGAACAGGGCCGGCGGCCTGGACAGCGCTCTGCGGACCCTCCGCAGTCAGCCGTTCGGCGCCATCCTGCTGACGCTGATGGCACTGGGGATCGCCGCTTTCGGGGCCTACTGCTTCGCCTGGTCCCGGCACGCGAAGCGGCAGTAG
- a CDS encoding amidohydrolase, with the protein MTEIRIAPLTVVPEAGQVLREAELAVSTDSGRITYLGPVRGPLGAGDIDGAGRLAIPGLVNAHTHSAMTLLRGYSDDVPLHTWLTHVRAFELRLTAADIQAGLRLALAEMLRNGTVAFIDMFQWDSTLLAAVSEAGMRVSAAPAVFGYDSVAFPMADPTPGSDILERTAALSAEFAGDPLIGLAYGLHAPYTCPPEMVAEVAQRSRVNGIGVHIHLSETAREVDDSLRQFGVTPIRQVADLGLLDGRVHVAHAVHPRAGDFELLGRPGVTVSHNPVSNLKLGAGIAPVGRYLSAGVRLGLGTDSVASNNTLDMFEEIKTGVLAQRGLAVDPSVISGADLFRMATAGGAPAVEPGLSGVLAVGEPADLVLLDVTGTTASPFTDPGSFLAYAARGTDVTDVFVAGRRVVAGRRVTTIDEAAARADVAERAARILAELAAG; encoded by the coding sequence ATGACTGAAATTCGGATCGCGCCCCTGACGGTGGTGCCAGAAGCCGGGCAGGTGCTCCGCGAGGCGGAGCTGGCCGTGTCCACCGACTCGGGGCGGATCACCTACCTCGGTCCGGTGCGGGGTCCGCTCGGCGCCGGCGACATCGACGGCGCCGGCCGGCTCGCCATACCGGGTCTGGTCAATGCGCACACCCACTCGGCGATGACACTGTTGCGGGGCTATTCCGACGATGTCCCGCTGCACACCTGGCTGACCCATGTGCGCGCCTTCGAATTGCGGTTGACCGCGGCGGACATCCAGGCGGGTCTCCGTCTGGCACTGGCCGAGATGCTCCGCAACGGGACGGTCGCCTTCATCGACATGTTCCAGTGGGACAGCACTCTCCTCGCGGCGGTGTCCGAAGCCGGGATGCGGGTCTCGGCGGCTCCGGCCGTCTTCGGATACGACTCGGTGGCCTTCCCGATGGCCGATCCGACGCCGGGGTCCGACATCCTGGAGAGGACCGCGGCCCTGTCGGCCGAATTCGCCGGCGACCCACTGATCGGCCTGGCCTACGGGCTGCACGCGCCATACACCTGCCCGCCGGAGATGGTCGCGGAAGTCGCGCAGCGCAGCCGGGTCAACGGCATCGGGGTGCACATCCACCTCTCGGAGACCGCGCGCGAGGTCGACGATTCTCTCCGGCAGTTCGGCGTCACCCCGATCCGTCAGGTCGCCGATCTGGGCCTGCTCGACGGGCGGGTCCACGTCGCGCATGCGGTTCACCCACGGGCGGGTGACTTCGAACTGCTCGGCCGGCCGGGCGTCACGGTGTCCCACAATCCGGTGTCGAACCTCAAGCTCGGCGCGGGGATCGCCCCGGTGGGCAGATACCTGTCGGCGGGCGTGCGGCTCGGGCTGGGGACGGACTCGGTGGCGTCGAACAACACGCTCGACATGTTCGAGGAGATCAAGACCGGGGTGCTGGCCCAACGGGGTCTGGCGGTCGACCCGTCCGTCATCTCCGGCGCCGACCTGTTCCGGATGGCCACCGCGGGAGGAGCGCCGGCCGTCGAACCGGGGCTGTCGGGTGTGCTGGCGGTCGGGGAGCCGGCCGACCTCGTGCTGCTGGACGTCACCGGCACGACGGCGTCGCCGTTCACCGATCCGGGCTCGTTCCTGGCGTACGCCGCCCGGGGGACCGACGTCACCGACGTATTCGTCGCGGGTCGCCGGGTGGTCGCGGGTCGCCGGGTGACCACCATCGACGAGGCGGCCGCCAGGGCCGACGTGGCGGAGCGGGCCGCCAGGATCCTGGCCGAGTTGGCGGCCGGCTGA
- a CDS encoding Ig-like domain-containing protein, protein MGSGRRLTPVTAVVGLMLLLAGCTSAQSASTGSIPPPVPSSSAPHQAASGAPSTVGPVGVAGPGAGTAPSASISPSSGTLPVGPAPNPALPAVAKVRASPAFGTTDMSPAQSVVVSVALGRITRFTLTNPDGKVVKGALAKDGSSWTLGEVLGYGKTYTATGSAVGTDGKTVAIKGSFNTVSPDTRVQVNVSPGDGDIVGVAAPVIVRFGVEPADRASIERNVTITTTPAVPGAWAWIQHDDGLWALDWRPKGYWPANTKVHVAANVYGLKFGPGEYGADDVTSDFSIGRNQVVYADARSFKIVVEQNARTVAEYPASYGSGDDIGDPNRVTRSGIHVINEMLPVHKMSNPAYGYVNVTEYWDVRISDNGEFIHQNQGTVGDQGVVNVSHGCINLSAVNAKAYFRSALVGDPVEVTGTSVQLSAADGDLFDWTIPWDKWLKLSAL, encoded by the coding sequence ATGGGTTCAGGTCGTCGTCTGACGCCCGTCACCGCTGTCGTGGGACTGATGCTGCTCCTGGCGGGGTGCACCTCCGCCCAGAGTGCGTCCACCGGCTCCATTCCGCCCCCCGTCCCCTCCTCGAGCGCGCCGCACCAGGCCGCCTCGGGCGCCCCCTCCACCGTTGGTCCGGTGGGAGTTGCCGGGCCGGGTGCGGGGACGGCCCCCTCCGCCTCGATCTCCCCCTCGTCGGGCACGCTCCCGGTCGGCCCGGCGCCGAACCCGGCGCTCCCGGCGGTGGCGAAGGTCCGTGCGTCGCCGGCCTTCGGCACGACGGACATGTCGCCGGCCCAGTCCGTGGTCGTCTCCGTCGCGTTGGGCCGCATCACCAGGTTCACCCTGACGAATCCTGACGGCAAGGTCGTCAAGGGCGCGCTGGCCAAGGACGGTTCGTCCTGGACGCTCGGTGAGGTCCTCGGATACGGGAAGACCTACACGGCAACCGGTTCCGCGGTCGGCACCGACGGCAAGACGGTGGCGATCAAGGGTTCGTTCAACACGGTCAGCCCGGATACCAGAGTGCAGGTCAACGTCTCGCCGGGTGATGGCGACATCGTCGGGGTCGCGGCTCCGGTCATCGTCAGATTCGGCGTGGAACCCGCTGACCGCGCCTCGATCGAACGCAACGTCACCATCACCACCACTCCGGCCGTCCCGGGCGCCTGGGCCTGGATCCAGCACGATGACGGACTGTGGGCACTGGACTGGCGGCCGAAGGGTTACTGGCCGGCGAACACCAAGGTCCACGTGGCCGCGAACGTCTACGGTCTGAAGTTCGGCCCCGGAGAGTACGGCGCCGACGACGTCACCAGCGATTTCAGCATCGGACGAAACCAGGTCGTCTACGCGGACGCGAGGAGCTTCAAGATCGTGGTGGAGCAGAACGCCAGAACGGTCGCGGAATACCCCGCCTCCTATGGTTCCGGTGACGACATCGGTGACCCCAACCGGGTGACGAGGTCGGGAATCCACGTGATCAACGAGATGCTGCCGGTGCACAAGATGAGCAACCCGGCCTACGGATACGTCAATGTCACCGAATACTGGGACGTCCGGATCAGCGACAACGGCGAGTTCATCCACCAGAACCAGGGCACCGTCGGCGATCAGGGCGTCGTGAACGTCAGCCACGGCTGCATCAATCTGTCGGCGGTCAACGCCAAGGCCTACTTCAGGTCGGCGCTGGTCGGCGATCCGGTGGAGGTGACGGGCACCAGTGTGCAGCTGTCGGCCGCCGACGGCGACCTGTTCGACTGGACCATCCCCTGGGACAAGTGGCTCAAGCTGTCCGCACTCTAG
- a CDS encoding DUF3618 domain-containing protein, protein MARDADTIQAEIERARDALAVTVDELTTRANPKRIVEQGKQTLRAKLDEPRIRYALIGAGALVGILIIRRLFR, encoded by the coding sequence GTGGCCCGCGACGCGGACACCATCCAGGCGGAAATCGAGCGCGCCCGAGATGCGCTGGCAGTCACCGTCGACGAACTGACCACCAGGGCCAACCCCAAGCGGATCGTCGAACAGGGCAAGCAGACCCTCCGGGCGAAGCTGGACGAGCCCAGGATCAGGTATGCGCTGATCGGTGCCGGAGCCCTCGTCGGGATCCTGATCATCCGGCGACTCTTCCGCTGA
- the bcp gene encoding thioredoxin-dependent thiol peroxidase: protein MTTKLPDVGDAAPDFTLSDAAGAKVSLADFTGQNVILYFYPAAMTPGCTTEACDFSAAKPELDTAGYIVLGVSPDAPSKLAAFTEKSGLDVVLLSDPEREVLTAYGAYGEKQNYGRTVMGVIRSTFVIGPDGRITKAWRNVKATGHVARVLKEIGLAG from the coding sequence ATGACCACCAAACTCCCCGACGTGGGCGACGCAGCACCCGACTTCACCCTTTCCGACGCGGCCGGGGCGAAGGTGAGCCTGGCCGACTTCACCGGTCAGAACGTCATCCTGTATTTCTACCCGGCGGCGATGACGCCCGGCTGCACCACCGAGGCGTGCGACTTCAGCGCTGCCAAACCGGAGCTGGACACGGCGGGCTACATCGTCCTCGGGGTGTCCCCGGACGCGCCCAGCAAACTGGCGGCCTTCACCGAGAAGAGCGGTCTGGACGTCGTGCTGCTCAGCGATCCGGAGCGTGAGGTGCTCACCGCCTACGGCGCCTACGGTGAGAAGCAGAACTACGGCCGCACCGTGATGGGCGTCATCCGCTCGACCTTCGTCATCGGTCCGGACGGCCGGATCACGAAGGCGTGGCGCAACGTCAAGGCGACCGGCCACGTGGCGCGGGTCCTGAAGGAGATCGGTCTCGCCGGCTGA
- a CDS encoding ribose-phosphate pyrophosphokinase, which yields MRDIAVFSGSAHPELASEVCAQLEVPLLPTRVQRFANDCLEVQLQANCRERDVFLIQPLVTPVQEHLVELLLMLDAARGASAARTTVVMPHYAYARSDKKEAPRISIGGRLVADLLVTAGASRVLAMTLHSPQVHGFFSVPVDHLHALRELAGHFREYDLTNTTVVSPDLGNAKEAAAFARLLGVPVAAGAKQRFADDRVSISAVIGDITGRDVIVLDDEIAKGSTILELLDRLRELKCRSIRVACTHGLFAAGALKRIGDQPDVLEIVCTNTVPIRNDERTPKLTVLSIAPALAEAMRRIHNGESVSALFDGPPPMPIGEPLF from the coding sequence TTGCGAGATATCGCGGTGTTCAGCGGTAGCGCACATCCCGAGTTGGCGTCGGAGGTGTGCGCGCAGCTCGAGGTGCCTCTCCTGCCCACCCGGGTGCAGCGGTTCGCCAACGACTGCCTCGAGGTCCAGTTGCAGGCCAACTGCCGCGAGCGCGACGTCTTCCTGATCCAGCCCCTGGTGACCCCGGTGCAGGAACATCTGGTGGAGTTGCTGCTCATGCTGGATGCCGCCCGCGGGGCCTCGGCCGCCCGGACCACGGTCGTGATGCCGCACTACGCGTATGCGCGCTCGGACAAGAAGGAGGCTCCGCGCATCTCCATCGGGGGCCGACTGGTCGCCGATCTGCTGGTCACGGCGGGCGCCTCCAGAGTGTTGGCCATGACCCTGCACTCGCCGCAGGTGCACGGATTCTTCAGTGTTCCGGTCGATCACCTGCACGCGCTGCGGGAGCTGGCCGGCCACTTCCGCGAGTACGACCTGACCAATACCACCGTCGTGTCCCCCGATCTCGGCAATGCGAAGGAGGCCGCGGCCTTCGCCCGCCTGCTCGGGGTGCCGGTGGCGGCCGGCGCCAAGCAGCGTTTCGCCGACGATCGGGTCAGCATCAGCGCGGTGATCGGTGACATCACCGGGCGCGACGTGATCGTGCTCGACGACGAGATCGCCAAGGGCAGCACCATCCTGGAATTGCTCGACCGACTGCGCGAGCTGAAATGCCGATCGATCCGGGTGGCCTGCACCCACGGATTGTTCGCGGCCGGGGCCCTCAAGCGGATCGGCGATCAGCCCGACGTGCTCGAGATCGTCTGCACCAACACGGTTCCGATCCGCAACGACGAGCGGACCCCGAAGCTGACGGTGCTGTCGATCGCCCCGGCCCTGGCTGAAGCGATGCGCCGGATCCACAACGGTGAATCGGTCAGTGCATTGTTCGACGGACCGCCGCCGATGCCGATCGGCGAACCATTGTTCTGA
- the rdgB gene encoding RdgB/HAM1 family non-canonical purine NTP pyrophosphatase, with the protein MTRVLLATRNAKKLGELQRILGEQVTVLGLGDVAEFPEEPETGATFEENAVAKAVQAAAATGEISLADDSGLSVDALNGMPGVLSARWAGRHGDDPANNALLLAQLGDVPDDRRGADFVCALALAVPGAEPIVRRGDWRGRIVRESNGGNGFGYDPLFVPVESDEAGDGRTSAQLAPAEKDRLSHRGRAIVSMLPELKVALGLA; encoded by the coding sequence GTGACCAGGGTGCTGTTGGCGACCCGCAACGCGAAGAAGCTCGGTGAGCTGCAGCGCATCCTGGGTGAGCAGGTCACGGTGCTCGGGCTCGGTGACGTGGCCGAGTTCCCGGAGGAACCGGAGACCGGTGCGACGTTCGAGGAGAACGCGGTGGCCAAAGCGGTGCAGGCGGCCGCGGCGACCGGCGAGATCTCCCTCGCCGATGACTCCGGTCTGAGCGTGGATGCGTTGAACGGGATGCCGGGGGTGCTGTCCGCACGCTGGGCCGGCCGGCACGGCGACGATCCGGCCAACAACGCGCTGCTGCTGGCGCAGCTCGGGGACGTCCCCGACGACCGGCGGGGAGCCGACTTCGTCTGTGCACTGGCCCTCGCGGTCCCGGGCGCAGAGCCGATCGTCAGGCGGGGGGACTGGCGTGGTCGTATCGTCCGGGAGTCCAACGGCGGCAACGGTTTCGGTTACGATCCCCTGTTCGTCCCGGTCGAGAGCGACGAGGCCGGCGACGGGCGGACCTCGGCACAGCTCGCTCCGGCAGAGAAGGACAGGCTCTCGCACCGCGGTCGCGCCATCGTCTCGATGCTGCCGGAACTGAAGGTCGCTCTCGGCCTGGCCTGA
- the rph gene encoding ribonuclease PH: MARLDGRADDELRPISFTRGFQAHPAGSVLVEFGGTKVLCAASVTRGVPRWRKGSGLGWLTAEYAMLPSATHERSDRESVKGRIGGRTHEISRLIGRSLRACVDLAALGENTIAVDCDVLQADGGTRTAAITGAYVALADAVTYLRAAGALSDPQPLSCQIAAVSVGVVGGRVRLDLPYEEDSRAEVDMNIVATDVGTLVEVQGTAEGATYSRSTLDAMLDSALAGIKTLTDLQRAALALPYPKTLEAKL; this comes from the coding sequence ATGGCAAGACTTGATGGACGAGCTGATGACGAACTACGACCGATCTCCTTCACGCGGGGATTCCAGGCTCACCCGGCCGGTTCGGTGCTGGTGGAGTTCGGCGGGACCAAGGTGCTCTGCGCCGCGTCGGTGACGCGCGGAGTTCCCCGCTGGCGCAAGGGATCCGGCCTGGGCTGGCTGACCGCCGAATATGCGATGCTGCCCTCGGCGACCCACGAACGCAGCGACCGGGAGTCGGTCAAGGGCCGGATCGGTGGCCGCACCCACGAGATCTCCCGGCTGATCGGCCGGTCGCTGCGCGCCTGCGTGGACCTCGCCGCCCTCGGTGAGAACACCATCGCCGTGGATTGCGACGTCCTGCAGGCCGATGGCGGCACCAGGACGGCGGCGATCACCGGCGCCTACGTGGCGCTGGCCGATGCGGTGACGTACCTGCGGGCGGCCGGCGCACTCTCGGACCCGCAACCGCTCTCGTGCCAGATCGCCGCCGTCTCGGTGGGGGTGGTCGGCGGTCGCGTCCGCCTCGACCTCCCGTACGAGGAGGACTCCCGCGCCGAGGTCGACATGAACATCGTCGCCACCGACGTGGGCACGCTCGTGGAGGTCCAGGGTACCGCGGAGGGCGCGACGTACTCCCGTTCGACGCTGGACGCCATGTTGGACTCGGCGCTGGCAGGTATCAAGACCCTGACCGACCTGCAGCGCGCCGCACTGGCTCTGCCGTACCCGAAGACGCTCGAGGCGAAGCTGTGA
- the murI gene encoding glutamate racemase yields MTTSAPIGIFDSGVGGLTVARSIIDQLPGERVRYLGDTANGPYGPLSIDEVLHHAMAVADHLVDSGVKMLVIACNTASAAGAFEEAVRRYDIPVVEVIRPAVRRAVAATKTGEVGVIGTSATIASGAYQQAFAATSGVVVRAQSCPSFVDFVERGITSGRQVLGLAQAYLAPLQRTDVDTLVLGCTHYPLLTGVLQLVMGEHVNLVSSAEETAKDVYRRLTEADLLAEPDGRPLVHEFLATGDPASFARLGRRFLGPEITVVTSAAVAV; encoded by the coding sequence GTGACCACGAGTGCTCCGATCGGTATTTTCGACTCCGGTGTCGGCGGTCTGACCGTCGCCAGATCGATCATCGACCAGCTGCCGGGGGAGCGGGTCCGCTACCTCGGCGACACCGCCAACGGGCCGTACGGTCCGCTGTCGATCGACGAGGTGCTGCACCACGCGATGGCGGTGGCCGATCATCTGGTCGACTCCGGCGTCAAGATGCTCGTCATCGCCTGCAACACGGCCTCCGCAGCCGGAGCGTTCGAGGAAGCCGTGCGGCGCTATGACATCCCGGTCGTCGAGGTGATCCGACCGGCGGTGCGGCGTGCCGTCGCAGCCACCAAGACCGGCGAGGTCGGCGTGATCGGCACCTCGGCGACGATCGCCTCCGGCGCCTACCAGCAGGCCTTCGCCGCCACCTCCGGAGTGGTCGTCCGGGCCCAGTCCTGTCCGTCGTTCGTCGACTTCGTGGAACGCGGGATCACCTCGGGCCGGCAGGTGCTGGGCCTGGCGCAGGCCTACCTCGCCCCGTTGCAGCGCACCGACGTCGACACCCTGGTGCTCGGCTGCACCCACTACCCGCTGCTGACGGGTGTCCTGCAGCTGGTGATGGGGGAGCACGTCAACCTGGTCTCCAGCGCCGAGGAGACGGCCAAGGACGTGTATCGGCGGCTCACCGAAGCCGACCTGCTGGCCGAGCCCGACGGGCGGCCGCTCGTCCACGAGTTCCTGGCGACCGGTGACCCGGCGTCCTTCGCGCGACTCGGACGTCGCTTCCTCGGTCCGGAGATCACCGTGGTGACGTCGGCGGCCGTCGCGGTCTAG
- a CDS encoding rhomboid family intramembrane serine protease, with protein sequence MTMPSIPFPAANTPVRKERSLLPAKVKPALMTVGSLGVLLTLVQVVNSLMSYRLTQDFGIVPRSLHGLIGVLTAPLLHVSWGHLLSNLVPLLIFGFLIMVGSVRQFVAVTVLVWLLSGLGVWLVAGSNSVTVGASGVVFGWLAYLVTRGVFTRHLGQIAVGLVLLVVYGGLFWTGIVTVAWHDIGGVVQVSWQGHLFGALAGVLAAFLVARADRPRRTKDAKPALSQGF encoded by the coding sequence ATGACGATGCCATCGATCCCCTTTCCGGCAGCCAACACGCCGGTCAGGAAGGAACGCTCGCTGTTGCCCGCCAAGGTCAAGCCTGCCCTCATGACGGTCGGCAGCCTGGGCGTCCTGTTGACGTTGGTCCAAGTGGTCAACTCGCTGATGTCCTACCGGCTGACCCAGGATTTCGGGATCGTGCCCCGTTCCCTGCACGGTCTGATCGGCGTGCTCACTGCTCCGTTGCTGCACGTGTCGTGGGGCCATCTGCTGTCTAACCTGGTCCCGCTGCTGATCTTCGGCTTCCTGATCATGGTGGGCAGCGTCCGGCAGTTCGTCGCCGTGACCGTGCTGGTCTGGCTCCTGTCCGGCCTGGGTGTCTGGCTGGTCGCCGGCTCCAACAGTGTGACGGTCGGCGCCTCCGGCGTCGTCTTCGGCTGGCTCGCCTACCTCGTCACCCGGGGTGTCTTCACCCGTCACCTCGGCCAGATCGCCGTCGGCCTCGTCCTCCTGGTGGTCTACGGCGGTCTGTTCTGGACCGGGATCGTCACCGTGGCCTGGCACGACATCGGCGGCGTGGTCCAGGTGTCCTGGCAGGGCCATCTGTTCGGGGCGCTGGCCGGAGTGCTCGCGGCCTTCCTGGTCGCCCGGGCTGACCGGCCCCGCCGGACGAAAGACGCGAAACCCGCCCTCTCCCAGGGATTCTGA
- a CDS encoding PLP-dependent cysteine synthase family protein: MARYSSLIEAVGGTPLVGLPRLSPSKSVRVWAKLEDRNPTGSIKDRPALAMVAAAEADGRLRPGCTVIEPTSGNTGISLAMVCRVKGYRLICVMPENTSEERRLLLRAYGAQIISSPAAGGSNAAVAAAKILAADHPDWVMLYQYGNPDNAKAHYESTGPELLADLPTITHFVAGLGTTGTLMGVGRYLREKVPDVSVIAAEPRYGELVYGLRNLDEGFVPELYDEKILSSRFSVGPEDAVRRTRELLEVEGIFAGISTGAVLHAALGLAAKADRDGRVADIAFIVADAGWKYLSTGVYGATDDEAAASGLEGQLWA; this comes from the coding sequence TTGGCCAGGTATTCGAGTTTGATCGAGGCGGTCGGCGGGACCCCTCTGGTCGGTCTGCCGCGCCTGTCACCGTCCAAGAGCGTCCGCGTCTGGGCCAAGCTGGAGGACCGCAACCCGACCGGCTCGATCAAGGACCGGCCCGCGCTGGCCATGGTCGCGGCGGCCGAGGCCGACGGTCGTCTGCGCCCCGGATGCACCGTGATCGAGCCGACCAGCGGCAACACCGGGATCTCGTTGGCCATGGTGTGCCGGGTCAAGGGCTACCGGCTGATCTGCGTCATGCCGGAGAACACCTCGGAGGAACGTCGGCTGCTGCTGCGGGCCTACGGCGCGCAGATCATCTCCTCGCCGGCCGCCGGCGGGTCCAACGCGGCCGTGGCGGCCGCCAAGATCCTGGCGGCCGACCACCCGGACTGGGTGATGCTCTACCAGTACGGCAACCCGGACAACGCGAAGGCCCACTACGAGTCGACCGGACCGGAACTGCTCGCCGATCTCCCGACGATCACCCATTTCGTCGCCGGTCTGGGTACCACCGGCACCCTGATGGGAGTCGGGCGCTATCTGCGCGAGAAGGTGCCGGACGTCTCGGTCATCGCGGCCGAACCGCGTTACGGCGAGTTGGTCTACGGGCTCCGCAACCTGGACGAGGGCTTCGTCCCCGAGCTCTACGACGAGAAAATCCTGTCGTCGAGGTTCTCGGTCGGGCCCGAGGATGCCGTCCGGCGGACCCGCGAGCTGCTGGAGGTCGAGGGCATCTTCGCCGGCATTTCCACCGGAGCCGTGCTGCACGCCGCCCTCGGCCTCGCGGCCAAGGCGGACCGGGATGGCCGGGTCGCCGACATCGCGTTCATCGTGGCCGACGCCGGCTGGAAGTACCTGTCCACCGGGGTGTACGGCGCCACCGACGACGAGGCGGCAGCGAGTGGCCTGGAAGGCCAACTCTGGGCGTGA
- a CDS encoding MoaD family protein, with translation MSVSVSVPTILRPVTKGEKTVSADGATVAELISDLDARYTGLGDRLVKNGALHRFVNIYVNDEDVRFTGGLETTVADGDQVTILPAVAGGSQV, from the coding sequence ATGAGCGTTTCGGTATCCGTGCCCACCATCCTGCGACCGGTGACGAAGGGCGAGAAGACCGTGTCGGCCGACGGGGCGACCGTCGCCGAGCTCATCTCCGATCTCGATGCCCGCTACACGGGCCTCGGCGACCGGCTCGTCAAGAACGGTGCGCTGCACCGCTTCGTGAACATCTACGTCAACGACGAGGACGTGCGCTTCACCGGTGGCCTCGAGACCACCGTGGCCGACGGTGACCAGGTCACCATCCTGCCGGCCGTGGCCGGCGGTTCGCAGGTCTGA
- a CDS encoding Mov34/MPN/PAD-1 family protein: MVEAIVTHARADHPDEACGIIAGPVGTDTPTRVVPMVNAERSPTFYRFDSGEQLRLYREMDERDEEIVVVYHSHTGTEAYPSRTDIAYAGEPQAHYVLVSTREADAVEFRSYRIIDGEVSEEVVEMIS; this comes from the coding sequence ATGGTCGAGGCCATCGTCACCCACGCCAGAGCCGACCATCCGGACGAAGCCTGCGGGATCATCGCGGGCCCGGTCGGGACGGACACCCCGACCAGGGTCGTTCCGATGGTCAATGCCGAGCGTTCGCCCACCTTCTACCGGTTCGACTCCGGCGAACAGCTGCGGCTGTACCGCGAGATGGACGAACGCGACGAGGAGATCGTGGTGGTCTACCACTCCCACACCGGGACGGAGGCCTACCCGAGCCGGACCGACATCGCCTACGCCGGCGAACCACAGGCCCACTACGTGCTGGTCTCCACCCGGGAGGCCGATGCGGTGGAATTCCGGTCGTACCGGATCATCGACGGTGAGGTCTCCGAAGAAGTGGTGGAAATGATTTCGTAG
- a CDS encoding DUF2017 domain-containing protein encodes MTRSKMRLFARRFGRYSAVFEREEATLISDLVDQVRQMLAGRRAESSADPLARMTGMVLAPGTPPTDPALARLLPDFHASDTELAAGIRMLREPDLIAMKDASAVTLLDSLPRGGGAVHLDAETAQAWVSTLNDVRLALGVRLDIKDDDYEPPADADPEGMQMAIFATYRWLSAVQDSLVTALLD; translated from the coding sequence GTGACCCGCTCCAAGATGCGCCTGTTCGCAAGGAGGTTCGGTCGGTACAGCGCCGTCTTCGAGCGGGAGGAGGCCACGTTGATCTCCGATCTGGTGGATCAGGTCCGCCAGATGCTCGCCGGTCGACGGGCCGAGTCCTCCGCCGATCCGCTCGCCCGGATGACCGGAATGGTGCTGGCCCCCGGCACACCGCCGACCGACCCCGCGCTGGCCAGGCTGCTGCCGGATTTCCACGCCAGCGACACCGAACTGGCCGCCGGTATCCGGATGCTCCGCGAACCCGATCTGATCGCGATGAAGGACGCTTCCGCCGTCACGCTGCTGGACTCGCTGCCCCGGGGCGGCGGCGCCGTCCATCTGGACGCCGAGACTGCGCAGGCCTGGGTCTCGACGCTGAACGACGTCCGGCTGGCGCTCGGCGTGCGCCTGGACATCAAGGACGACGACTACGAGCCGCCGGCCGACGCCGACCCGGAGGGAATGCAGATGGCGATCTTCGCCACATATCGCTGGCTCTCGGCGGTGCAGGACTCGCTGGTCACGGCACTGCTGGACTGA